The Bubalus bubalis isolate 160015118507 breed Murrah chromosome 18, NDDB_SH_1, whole genome shotgun sequence genome contains a region encoding:
- the LOC102398794 gene encoding cytochrome c oxidase subunit 6C: protein MASSSLTKPQMCGLLSHHFHIVGAFIVSLGDATLYMFAVAEARKKAYAYVYRNYDSIKDFEEMRKASMFQSAK, encoded by the coding sequence ATGGCTTCTAGTTCTTTGACAAAACCTCAGATGTGTGGCCTTCTGTCCCATCATTTTCATATTGTCGGAGCATTTATTGTCTCCCTGGGAGATGCAACTTTGTATATGTTTGCTGTGGCTGAAGCAAGAAAGAAGGCATATGCGTATGTCTACAGAAATTATGATTCCATAAAAGATTTTGAGGAGATGAGGAAGGCAAGTATGTTTCAGAGTGcaaagtga